TTCTCACCAATTACATTTGAACTGTGAGACAGGCCCCCCGGGCTTCCTCCGATCCCACCACTGCAGCCCAAACCCGAGTCCGCCTGTCGCAAACTCGTTCGGCGAAGCCCACCTCGCCGCTGAGTACGAGACCAACCCGTTTGAGTCGAAGAATCGGAAGCTGGAAACACCAGAGTCCCCGAGACTCACAAGGTTCACCCTTCCGTCCTCCCCAACGCTCACGCACTCTGCTCCGCCTTCCACCAAGTCAATGCAGGACACTGGACCCGCGTGGACCCGAGGAGCTGCCCCCATTTCCACCAGCGAGTGAGCATTCTGCGCGGCCAGTACGTGGACCGAACCATCGACGGTGGAGACGGCTATGAAGGGTCTGTGTCCGAGATTGGTGGTCTTCAGGGAGGAAACTCGCGAGGGAGGAGTCCAGGCGGCTAGGGTGGTGAGGCTTTTTGCTGTGGAGGAAGCGTCGGGGTTGGGGTTGAGGAGGGAGTGGATTTCGACGGTGGATGAGCCGCCGTCGGAGTCGAAAAGCGCGAGGACCGCGTGGCGGTCAAGGGCGGAGATGGGCGGGAGCCATCGTACGGCGTCGACGTACTTGTACTGAGGAAGCTTGTAGACCTCCGGCGGTCGGGGGAGCTGCGTCACTGCCATTGCTAGGGTTTTAGCTTCTTCTCAGAATCGAAGAAGCAAAGGCCAAAGGAAGAACACAGTAGACCAGTCAAAGAGTTGACGAGCGACGAATTCCCCTGAATTTTCAGATAATTACTCGCCTGGCCCTATATTTATGGGTTAATTCACATTGCCCCAAACGGTTTGCTCGACTCCGATTTGTTCCCCATATCTTACCGGTTAGTTCACTTTTATTCTTCAACTTTTTCGTATTTCCTACTTTTATTCCCATAGATAGATACCATTGGGATGGCACTAGCTTGTATTATTGCCTTCTAACGTTGAACGAATTTTGTCAAAGTTTTCGCGGATGCAAGTGCCATCAGCACTCGAGCTCCTATATCAGCTTCAAGAGCAACCTATGATGGTGATCACGACAGAGATCTGACTCACTCCGAGGCCAACCTCATTTGGAGCACCACTTGACTCGAACGACCTTCATCGGAGCTCTGGCCAactctaataaaaaatgagCAAGAGAATAAGGATATAATCATATAGAAAGATTCACCAGATACATGCTGTGCTCAATCATATCCTATAAGATGTCAATTTTGGAAAGTGTTAACAAAAATTACATTATAAGTTTGTTTTTACCAGTTTCTCAAACATAGTTTATGAAATcctattataaataatattttcattttataaatgACTTTGAGTTTATATTGACTTGTGACAAATTTCTTTTGCATGACTATAAGCTTACAAAATTAGTGGACTCTAGTgtttctattaattttttttttttggaaattccATGCATGAtcaattgatttttctttgatCGCTTTTATCCTTGCACTGTACGTGTTCATTGTTAGACAGCATGtatcatttttcataataattattCTAATATGAAAAACATGATTTTCTTAATTCTTAAGAATAGTAAAATATTCCAAtagttaattttcaaatttaaatagttttatttttattataaataaaactaataattttGAATCGGAAGCTCGGGTTGGGCTGAATGTGGAGATGAAGTGGAAGCTAGTTATTAATTGGGTGAAACCTCAGGCAGCTGGTTGATTTAAGTTAAATTCAGACGGAGCAATTGGGTTGGTGATTTCATGCACAACATTGGTTTTCATCCTCTGTCTCGACTGAACTTTCTGGGGCCACGTTTAGTCGAAGGGATAAAGGATGGAATAGTAGATCAAAGGTGGATTAGGATAGTATtttgtacaaaaaaaaaatgcaaataacCCTGCTGATCCActgtttcaaaatttcaaaatttgccataggtttttttttttcttttgaacttTCATTTTCTGGTTTCCAAAATTGTTAGGGGTTGCCAGCGATCTCCACTGTGGCTGTGGTGGCCGGTATCCTGTCCTACCGCCCCAGTAACATCTCTTGGtaatcatttttttgttaaagtTTATTTTGTTCCTCTCAAACAATTTGACTAGCTTTCTGTCCTATGCATTGCACGAGTTCGTATTCATTAATCCTATACcatttcttattataattatttacattttgaaacacaaattttcttgattaaaaatagagtaaattaaaaaagaaaacctaaatttataaaaattttctgttttgtcctaaattttactttgtaacaaaaaaatcacatattttGATAATCGTTTCAGATTTGGCCGCCGTTACTATGCTATTAAAATTCCCGTCTATTTGCCTGCATGGACTTTATGGGACCCACCAAATTTGCACATCATTTgatcatcttctcttttctttacaaaaataacctaAGTTTTCATAAAAGTTTCAATATTGTtctagattttgatttgtaattttaaaaaaatacatgtcagCACTCCGTTTTGATTCATCGGCTCTAGGAGAGAACATCAACAGCATTCATGGTTACAACCCGGAAACTATTACAGAAGAAGACCCAGCAAACCCCAAGTTACTATTCACAACCGGGTCAGCCATGTTAACCAGCAAAGTTGTCAGAATCgtgattctacctagaatccgtcgagggtcgtagaatcgtatTGTAAATGGTAAGattttacttataattaatatatatatatatatatgtatcatactttctagagaaaaaaaaatcaatccttgCTATGATTTTAAccttgttttatttatttgtgggTGGTGTTATTTACTCTATATGATATCAAGAAAACAGGTGGACATTGAATATCTCATGAAGAAGCTCAGCAAAAAGGAACACAGAAAAGAGAAGTGCATGAATGAAGAATGAAACTGAGTCATCTTCTTCCTACTTGGGTCGAGTCCCACTAAAATCAATGGAAGCAAGTTTCAGTTGAAACTTACAAATCATTATAAGCAAAACCAATACATTACCAATCAATATACACAAAAAAAGTTTCAGTTGAACTGAGGCTTTGGTGCTAATGCTTGAGTTGAGACTACACAAACTCGACAAATAGAGAACTCAAATCCATAGCAGGAAATCAGTCTAATCAGAGATACAAATCCAGTAAGAAGCTCAATCATTGCAGTTAGAGCTCAAATTGAAGCTCAGATGGTCGAAGCTCGGAGAAGCCGAGAATCGCAGGTAGAAGCTTGGAGAAGCCGAGAAGCAAGTGGAACCGTGGAAGCTCGGAGAAGTTAGCTAGTCGAAACGGAAGATTTAGGGCAGAACTCGTCGAAGACTCAAAGATTTAGGGCAGGATCGAAAGCTCGGACTGGAACAAGAAGacttatgctgcgtttggtttcaaagtaggattttaaaatcagattttgattttgaaaaagagtggta
This is a stretch of genomic DNA from Punica granatum isolate Tunisia-2019 unplaced genomic scaffold, ASM765513v2 Contig00024, whole genome shotgun sequence. It encodes these proteins:
- the LOC116189824 gene encoding nuclear pore complex protein NUP43-like is translated as MAVTQLPRPPEVYKLPQYKYVDAVRWLPPISALDRHAVLALFDSDGGSSTVEIHSLLNPNPDASSTAKSLTTLAAWTPPSRVSSLKTTNLGHRPFIAVSTVDGSVHVLAAQNAHSLVEMGAAPRVHAGPVSCIDLVEGGAECVSVGEDGRVNLVSLGDSGVSSFRFFDSNGLVSYSAARWASPNEFATGGLGFGLQWWDRRKPGGPVSQFKCNWTQGRASGIVHSIDIHPSRKHTCLAGGSSGTIFAWDLRWQQQPIILSGVVMGDGSKHSVSDSSEVWEVQYDRDVKSSNASNFSSSSRMLPVMMCSEDGILAVVEEDEEPVELLAEPCAINSFDIDKQNPSDVICSLEWESVAILTRP